In a genomic window of Patescibacteria group bacterium:
- a CDS encoding sugar transferase has protein sequence MFYEQTKRAMDLAISLVALVILSPVFIVVAIAIFLQDGGSPLYSHKRVGLKRQEFTFYKFRSMVKNADAILYSNRELYEKMRSGTNKVKDDFRVTKIGKFIRKYSIDELPQLFNVLSGLMSFVGPRALRPDELKKYEAENPQETPYLDKVLSVKPGITGYWQVSGRSKIPFDKRIRMEAEYAGIKSIKFDIIIILKTPLAVLRAEGAC, from the coding sequence ATGTTTTACGAGCAAACTAAGCGAGCAATGGATTTAGCAATTTCTCTTGTAGCTCTTGTTATTTTATCTCCTGTTTTTATTGTTGTGGCTATTGCCATTTTTCTTCAAGACGGTGGGTCTCCTTTGTATTCCCACAAAAGAGTTGGACTAAAAAGGCAGGAATTTACATTCTATAAGTTTAGGTCAATGGTAAAAAATGCCGACGCTATACTATATTCTAATAGAGAGCTTTACGAAAAAATGAGAAGCGGAACAAATAAAGTTAAAGATGATTTTAGAGTAACAAAAATTGGAAAGTTTATTAGAAAGTATTCTATTGACGAGCTCCCCCAGCTCTTTAATGTTTTAAGCGGATTAATGAGTTTTGTGGGTCCCAGAGCCTTAAGACCCGACGAACTTAAAAAATATGAGGCGGAAAATCCCCAGGAGACTCCTTATTTAGATAAAGTATTGTCGGTAAAACCGGGAATTACGGGATATTGGCAGGTAAGCGGGCGAAGCAAAATTCCATTTGACAAACGAATTAGAATGGAGGCAGAATATGCAGGTATTAAATCGATTAAATTTGATATTATTATCATTCTTAAGACACCGTTAGCCGTCCTTAGGGCAGAGGGCGCTTGTTAG
- a CDS encoding DUF4012 domain-containing protein, whose amino-acid sequence MTTKAIYKSYGGGFAIPKFSFPKPGRGVAIFFIVIAFLLVMSTIAGAVFVVLPGIELKKQSEILRTDARAIKDAFTEKDFTLVQQNLVKTSRDLDSFEDTYKRRLKVASQIPFVRPYYNDGLHAINSGKTTIGVVSDLLSTLEPFASQLGFKDGGSGEEVDNKTRIFNLLKLMPEISPQLSANLARVADIDSELSLIDENRYPEEIRGIKIREGISQVKSSVHEVSVKVPTLDKLFSILPDLLGLTTPKTYMLVMANNYELRMSGGFNTYLVLVKMDKGTPQVVMSIDTYDIDKDKSFLVYQAVPAHLRDYLLVTRFYARDATSNSPDFKIAVDEFLAKFWKVDYSMPQKFDGVIQVNNTVVENLLKVVGPVTAGGYSIKTDQSNYVTVPKQEFNSQNAIMELEKIAGGALAETIGRKDIIRYLMLSIIDKALNTPVENLGSLAQVFFNDLSQKNISLYFFDPVAQGTIEDLGYGGRLAPVPLGYDYLHVNNSNYGAGKRDWLITRELSKESFLEDGKKVSVVKMKTVNPMSPDWWQWMKFYRDYFRIYVPLGSKLISATASDGQDLKAKEIEDLGKTAIEGFFKLEENAENTITIKYSLPDTVDFDNYKLLLQKQSGAGDIPFTVTHKGASRSFDLLTDKELAF is encoded by the coding sequence ATGACTACAAAAGCAATTTATAAATCTTATGGGGGAGGTTTTGCTATTCCAAAATTTAGCTTTCCCAAACCCGGTCGTGGCGTAGCGATATTTTTTATTGTAATCGCTTTTCTATTGGTTATGTCAACTATAGCTGGCGCTGTTTTTGTGGTACTTCCTGGGATAGAGTTAAAAAAACAATCCGAAATACTAAGAACAGATGCCAGAGCCATCAAAGACGCCTTCACAGAGAAAGATTTTACTTTGGTTCAGCAAAACTTAGTCAAAACATCTAGGGATTTGGATAGTTTTGAAGACACCTACAAAAGAAGACTAAAAGTAGCTTCTCAAATTCCCTTTGTTAGACCTTATTATAATGATGGCTTGCATGCGATAAATTCGGGAAAAACAACAATAGGTGTTGTTTCGGATTTACTTTCTACTTTGGAACCATTTGCTTCGCAACTTGGGTTTAAAGACGGCGGGTCGGGCGAAGAGGTTGACAATAAAACTAGAATCTTTAATTTGTTAAAGCTTATGCCCGAGATTTCTCCTCAACTAAGCGCCAATTTGGCAAGGGTTGCCGATATAGACAGCGAACTTTCATTAATTGATGAAAACAGATACCCAGAAGAAATACGGGGGATTAAAATTCGCGAGGGTATTTCTCAAGTAAAGTCAAGCGTACATGAGGTAAGCGTTAAGGTACCAACGCTGGACAAGTTGTTTTCCATTCTCCCTGATCTTTTGGGACTTACCACACCTAAAACCTATATGCTGGTGATGGCAAATAATTACGAGTTAAGGATGTCGGGGGGATTTAATACCTACCTAGTTTTGGTAAAAATGGACAAGGGAACTCCGCAGGTAGTTATGTCTATAGATACTTACGATATAGACAAGGACAAAAGCTTTTTGGTTTATCAAGCTGTTCCAGCGCATTTGCGAGACTATCTTTTGGTTACAAGGTTTTACGCTCGGGATGCTACGAGCAACTCCCCTGATTTTAAAATTGCTGTAGATGAGTTTTTGGCAAAGTTTTGGAAGGTAGATTATTCTATGCCTCAAAAGTTTGATGGTGTTATTCAAGTTAATAACACCGTGGTAGAAAATCTGCTTAAAGTAGTGGGTCCTGTTACCGCCGGTGGTTACTCTATAAAAACCGATCAAAGCAATTATGTAACGGTTCCTAAACAGGAATTTAACTCTCAAAATGCAATTATGGAGCTGGAAAAAATTGCCGGAGGGGCGTTAGCAGAAACTATTGGAAGAAAGGATATCATAAGATATTTAATGCTTTCTATAATTGACAAAGCCTTAAACACCCCGGTCGAAAATTTGGGGTCTCTAGCACAAGTGTTTTTTAATGATCTTAGTCAGAAGAATATCTCTTTGTACTTTTTCGATCCTGTTGCTCAAGGTACTATAGAAGATTTAGGTTACGGAGGTCGTTTAGCGCCAGTTCCCTTGGGGTACGATTATCTGCATGTAAATAACAGCAACTATGGTGCTGGAAAACGAGATTGGTTAATAACAAGGGAACTTTCTAAAGAATCGTTTTTGGAGGATGGTAAAAAAGTTTCTGTAGTGAAGATGAAAACGGTAAATCCAATGTCCCCAGATTGGTGGCAGTGGATGAAGTTTTATCGAGATTACTTTAGAATTTATGTACCATTGGGATCTAAATTAATCTCGGCTACCGCGTCCGATGGGCAAGACCTAAAGGCAAAGGAAATTGAGGATCTTGGAAAAACGGCTATAGAAGGGTTCTTTAAACTAGAGGAGAATGCGGAAAATACAATCACGATTAAATATTCTTTGCCAGATACAGTAGATTTCGACAATTACAAACTGCTTTTGCAAAAGCAGTCTGGGGCGGGCGATATTCCGTTTACGGTAACTCACAAGGGGGCATCCAGAAGTTTTGATCTTTTAACGGACAAAGAATTGGCATTTTAG
- a CDS encoding glycosyltransferase family 39 protein yields the protein MEPLLFAGIVLTILYFFLAKKDFVKSIYYLIPLLPLDNRIYFNWGLERATPARWALLGIIAWYLLSFTLKNLVVIKSLRSLKSLRLETRITEDKFLFLLLIVWLIRLVSTAWSLDIPASLNINIFFTEIVLLYIVLRKAFFLSGEKFLYNCLFIYFVTGVVLAGFTPIQYYFYKFQGRILPGVWPLPNSPVRIGSLFWDVNHYGAFAATIVFLSFSYLVTTAKKYLPLLVPATILVVVSFVATLSRSAFIGFGVGLSAYILGLAFGHRLKALFLGIVTILIIVSSGFCLVNLGFVKIPKRLVERFSSLNFSYRVWDSSINAHSALILGSWQILEDNPVIGGGYGSFDKRFRETPIAKDYFELDPVKDAKIPAHSVWFEPLSATGLVGTVPFYFLIGTLFLALAYRLRKSLQNKERNSIIILGVFAGLVSIFTSGVFYSYNLEFFYFFVFIAVFLSWHNLQKIKLSTKDIGIVTFLVVLAGSFIFYKLGRPALSDWDESIYALISENILHLKGDAFALVWRENALRDGNGYWFEKPPLYMWLTAFTYFIFGINEFSARFVSAIAGVAGVLAVYLFGKKMFSEKIGIISAVVLATTTHWIFQSRNGTLDILTAVWILLAMYSFWKSQKTQTSWKWVGIFLGLVAMTKGAVVAIPIAVLSLFVLVDFIFLKNKLYRLKHFLTIILWFLIIAVPWHAIEIIRFGREFIDSYFLYHILERSQGIEGHTQDFWWYLVVLKVWFRHWAVVLIPSLVFSIYTVVSNRFSKEQKRPLVFLILWGFVTFLILSISKSKIQWYLVPIYPPLAILVGWFICWALDRITSVSFTRLWKNISFIALVFVITIASVFLLIRWKSMWFLDDVNRDIATLGATVSELNDDSAFLPRKSAVYFYNMSPGPAYFYILRFSRPVSGNELSDMIKSPKGKAFMAISSESSYKKLLVKYPSSRIMVYRKEGDFVLFGKDWLTVPPIFTQQPYQITPAEYDPFYFEKEMFGSKWFNE from the coding sequence ATGGAACCGCTTCTTTTTGCTGGGATTGTTCTGACAATCTTGTATTTTTTTCTTGCTAAAAAGGATTTTGTAAAATCTATTTATTATCTTATTCCCCTTTTACCGCTGGATAATAGAATCTACTTTAATTGGGGATTGGAGCGAGCAACTCCAGCAAGATGGGCGTTGCTCGGGATTATTGCGTGGTATCTCCTTTCTTTTACTCTTAAAAACCTTGTAGTTATTAAGTCGCTTAGGTCACTTAAGTCGCTTAGGTTAGAGACAAGAATCACGGAAGACAAGTTTCTCTTTTTGTTATTAATTGTGTGGTTAATTCGCCTTGTTTCAACCGCTTGGTCTTTGGATATTCCCGCAAGCTTAAACATCAACATTTTCTTTACTGAAATAGTATTACTCTACATAGTCTTAAGGAAGGCGTTTTTCTTATCCGGGGAAAAGTTTCTTTATAATTGCCTTTTTATCTATTTTGTAACCGGTGTTGTTTTAGCTGGATTTACTCCAATTCAATACTACTTTTATAAGTTCCAAGGTCGTATTCTTCCTGGAGTTTGGCCGCTTCCAAATTCTCCAGTAAGGATAGGCTCCCTGTTTTGGGATGTTAATCACTACGGCGCTTTTGCCGCCACAATAGTTTTTTTGAGCTTTTCGTATCTTGTGACGACTGCAAAAAAATATCTGCCTTTGCTAGTTCCGGCGACTATTTTGGTTGTAGTCTCGTTTGTCGCAACCTTATCAAGAAGCGCATTTATAGGCTTTGGTGTTGGGTTATCAGCTTACATTTTAGGATTGGCGTTTGGTCATCGTTTAAAGGCTTTATTTTTAGGAATTGTTACCATCTTGATAATCGTTAGTTCTGGTTTTTGTCTAGTTAATCTGGGTTTTGTAAAAATCCCAAAAAGGTTAGTAGAAAGATTTTCGTCACTTAATTTTTCTTATCGTGTTTGGGACAGTTCTATTAATGCCCACTCCGCGTTAATTTTAGGCTCATGGCAAATTCTGGAAGACAATCCAGTAATTGGCGGGGGGTATGGGTCGTTTGACAAGCGCTTTAGGGAAACTCCTATTGCTAAAGATTATTTTGAGTTAGATCCCGTAAAAGATGCCAAAATTCCAGCGCACAGTGTTTGGTTTGAACCGCTTTCGGCGACAGGACTAGTAGGGACAGTCCCGTTTTATTTCTTAATTGGGACTCTTTTTTTGGCATTAGCTTATAGGTTAAGAAAATCGCTTCAAAATAAAGAGAGAAATTCAATTATTATCTTGGGTGTTTTTGCTGGTCTTGTTTCTATTTTTACTTCGGGGGTCTTTTATTCTTATAATCTCGAGTTCTTTTACTTTTTTGTTTTTATTGCGGTGTTTCTTTCTTGGCACAATTTGCAGAAAATTAAATTATCCACAAAAGATATTGGAATTGTGACTTTTTTGGTAGTGCTTGCAGGATCGTTTATTTTTTATAAACTGGGTCGTCCAGCGCTTTCTGACTGGGATGAATCTATTTACGCATTAATCTCTGAGAACATTTTGCATTTAAAGGGGGATGCTTTTGCGCTCGTTTGGCGGGAAAACGCGCTTCGCGATGGTAATGGTTATTGGTTCGAGAAGCCACCTTTATATATGTGGCTGACTGCTTTTACTTATTTTATTTTTGGGATTAATGAATTTTCGGCGCGATTTGTTTCGGCAATAGCAGGCGTTGCTGGAGTATTAGCGGTCTATCTTTTTGGCAAAAAAATGTTTTCCGAAAAAATTGGAATTATTTCAGCTGTAGTTTTGGCAACCACAACACATTGGATTTTTCAGTCCCGAAACGGAACTTTAGATATTTTAACTGCGGTTTGGATACTTCTCGCAATGTATTCTTTTTGGAAATCTCAAAAGACGCAAACAAGTTGGAAGTGGGTGGGAATATTTTTAGGATTAGTTGCTATGACAAAAGGTGCGGTTGTTGCTATTCCTATTGCCGTATTATCTCTATTTGTTCTCGTTGATTTTATTTTCCTAAAAAACAAACTGTACAGACTAAAACATTTCTTAACAATCATTCTTTGGTTTTTAATAATAGCTGTTCCTTGGCACGCTATTGAGATCATTCGATTTGGGAGGGAGTTTATCGACTCTTACTTTCTTTATCATATCTTGGAACGATCTCAAGGGATTGAAGGACACACCCAAGATTTTTGGTGGTATCTTGTGGTTTTAAAAGTTTGGTTTAGGCATTGGGCGGTGGTATTAATCCCCTCGCTTGTGTTCTCAATTTACACTGTGGTCTCAAATAGATTCTCAAAGGAGCAAAAACGCCCACTTGTTTTCTTAATTTTATGGGGGTTTGTGACTTTTTTAATTCTCTCTATTTCTAAATCTAAAATTCAATGGTACTTGGTTCCAATTTACCCACCGTTGGCTATTTTGGTTGGATGGTTTATCTGTTGGGCTTTAGATAGAATCACTAGCGTCTCTTTTACGAGATTGTGGAAAAATATTAGTTTCATTGCTTTAGTATTTGTAATAACTATAGCATCTGTTTTTTTGCTAATTCGTTGGAAGTCTATGTGGTTTCTTGATGATGTAAATCGCGATATTGCGACCCTTGGAGCGACAGTTTCGGAGTTAAATGACGATTCGGCATTTTTACCGCGAAAGTCAGCGGTGTATTTTTATAACATGTCTCCTGGTCCCGCGTATTTTTACATCCTGCGATTTTCTCGACCTGTTTCGGGAAACGAACTTTCCGATATGATAAAAAGCCCAAAAGGCAAAGCGTTTATGGCGATATCTTCCGAATCTAGTTACAAGAAGCTGCTTGTCAAATACCCCAGTTCACGAATTATGGTATATAGAAAGGAAGGAGATTTCGTTTTGTTTGGAAAAGACTGGCTTACCGTTCCTCCTATATTTACGCAACAACCGTATCAAATAACGCCAGCGGAATACGACCCTTTTTATTTTGAGAAAGAAATGTTTGGTTCTAAATGGTTTAACGAATAA
- a CDS encoding glycosyltransferase family 2 protein, producing the protein MLDLSVVILTFDSQNFIQGCVDSLINSHEISFDSRKGKYQGEIVVVDNASRDGTSKIVLNNYSLVKLIQSHENLGFSKGNNLGIKKCSSRYILLLNPDAFVAKNTLEEMITFMDSTPKAGIATCFVELVASSKIDPASHRGFPTPWASLTYYLGLEKLFPRLPMFSQYHQSYKNFNKTHEVDAVSGSFMLVRSTALKEVGLLDEDYFMYAEDLDLCYRVKEVGWKTYFCPFVKAYHYKGMSSGIKGNLKTQVPVTQKEKEVAFNAFFDTMKMFYDKHYKNKYPKIIRGLVFVGIDLKKLLSKVKMKV; encoded by the coding sequence ATGCTTGATCTATCGGTTGTAATTTTAACTTTTGATTCCCAAAACTTTATCCAAGGGTGTGTTGATAGTCTCATCAATTCTCACGAGATTTCCTTCGATTCCCGTAAAGGGAAATATCAAGGAGAGATTGTAGTTGTAGATAACGCTTCCCGGGACGGTACCTCAAAAATAGTTTTAAATAATTACTCTCTCGTTAAATTAATCCAAAGCCACGAGAATTTGGGATTTTCCAAAGGTAATAATTTGGGAATAAAAAAATGTTCCAGTCGCTACATTCTTCTTTTAAACCCCGACGCCTTTGTTGCCAAAAATACTTTAGAGGAAATGATTACTTTTATGGATAGCACTCCAAAAGCCGGTATCGCGACTTGTTTTGTTGAGCTTGTGGCAAGTTCCAAAATAGACCCAGCATCTCATCGTGGTTTTCCAACACCATGGGCATCTTTAACATATTATCTGGGTTTGGAAAAACTGTTTCCTAGACTACCCATGTTCAGTCAGTATCATCAATCGTATAAAAACTTCAATAAAACTCATGAAGTAGATGCCGTTTCGGGATCGTTTATGTTAGTAAGATCGACAGCTCTTAAAGAGGTAGGACTACTAGACGAAGATTATTTTATGTATGCGGAGGATCTAGACTTGTGCTATCGCGTAAAAGAGGTAGGGTGGAAAACATACTTTTGCCCTTTTGTTAAGGCTTATCATTACAAGGGAATGTCCTCGGGAATTAAAGGCAATTTAAAAACTCAAGTTCCAGTAACGCAAAAAGAAAAAGAGGTAGCGTTCAACGCCTTTTTTGATACAATGAAGATGTTTTACGACAAGCATTACAAAAACAAATACCCAAAAATTATACGAGGTTTGGTTTTTGTTGGAATAGATCTTAAAAAATTGCTTTCAAAAGTTAAAATGAAAGTTTAA
- a CDS encoding glycosyltransferase family 4 protein, which translates to MKIGIDARLYGSSGLGRYIKNLISELEKLDTKNEYAIFLRSQNYELYTPQNPNFKKVLADFACYSLVEQIFFPIVLYQEKLDLLHVPHFNVPILYFKKHVITIHDLIMHSSGDANVKQLVYKLVVVISAIKARKIFIPTRASFDRIKKVLWYLNLDKKAVITYEGVDPIFYQSSEPDLVALDRIGITKPYILYVGNAYEHKNLRDLIIAFKKIVDWGEFTGSLVIVGQRDIYLARIKELAYSLSLQDRVIFPSFIEGYSYINDDTLSQIYQNANSYITASLEEGFNLTPLEAIASKIPCALSDIECHREVYQDSVLYFNPKSIIEIEEAIKRITLDEKLRESLVVKSQRLLLQYNWRDMAQKTLDGYLSVMGGTPYGYIPI; encoded by the coding sequence ATGAAAATTGGAATTGATGCTAGGCTTTATGGATCGTCTGGACTTGGTAGGTACATAAAGAATTTAATCAGTGAGCTGGAAAAATTAGATACTAAAAACGAGTACGCGATTTTTTTAAGATCACAAAATTACGAATTGTACACCCCACAAAATCCGAACTTTAAAAAAGTGTTGGCGGATTTTGCTTGCTATTCACTTGTAGAGCAGATTTTCTTTCCAATTGTGCTCTATCAAGAAAAGTTAGATTTACTTCATGTACCGCATTTTAATGTTCCCATTTTATATTTTAAAAAACATGTTATTACAATTCACGATTTAATAATGCATTCTTCTGGTGATGCCAATGTTAAACAGCTTGTTTACAAATTGGTGGTAGTAATATCAGCAATTAAGGCGCGTAAAATATTTATTCCAACTCGCGCCTCATTTGATCGAATAAAGAAAGTTTTGTGGTATCTTAATCTAGACAAAAAGGCTGTTATAACTTATGAAGGAGTAGATCCAATTTTTTATCAATCTTCCGAACCAGACCTTGTTGCTTTAGATAGAATTGGAATTACCAAGCCCTATATTTTGTATGTTGGAAATGCTTACGAGCATAAAAATCTTCGTGATTTAATAATAGCTTTTAAGAAAATTGTAGATTGGGGAGAATTCACTGGAAGTTTGGTAATTGTAGGGCAACGGGATATTTATCTTGCCAGAATCAAGGAGTTGGCGTATAGTCTATCGTTGCAAGATAGAGTAATTTTTCCCTCTTTCATAGAGGGGTACTCGTATATAAATGACGATACGCTCTCTCAAATATATCAAAATGCTAATTCCTATATCACAGCGTCACTAGAAGAAGGTTTTAATCTAACACCGTTGGAGGCAATTGCGTCAAAAATTCCTTGCGCTTTATCTGATATAGAGTGTCACCGAGAGGTTTACCAGGATTCTGTTTTGTACTTTAATCCCAAAAGTATCATAGAAATAGAAGAGGCGATTAAAAGAATTACTTTGGACGAGAAGTTGCGGGAAAGTCTTGTTGTAAAATCACAAAGGTTGCTTTTGCAATACAATTGGCGAGATATGGCTCAAAAAACATTGGATGGCTATCTAAGTGTCATGGGTGGTACACCCTACGGGTATATACCCATCTAA
- a CDS encoding glycosyltransferase: protein MKVLFQSRLDLFDKYGGDTVQMLETKKALEALGVSVDINCELSLDLSQYDLVHVFNLDWVCEPYLQIKNAKRQGKKVVLSPIHHSLAEFLKYEQLNRWGLSVLGNAVLTNQPARDTIKNLIKGILYPKKLYPAFYQLFFGIRNEQRRDVAMSDYVLVQTDLEAKDLKLDYKTGDFKWKKVVNGINPEKFGDTLNVKKEKVILSVGRIEPRKNQINLAMAFIRAVNSGELSGYKMIFIGKGNLHHPTYLKEFYRTIHDQELFEYLGFVEQEKLCNLYQTASIFASPSWFETTGLVFLEATVCGVSSLVASGDRAGEYLGDNAVYCDPASVNSIYKALIEAQRPTVAKSFPEFVKKTYTWENCAKQTLEVYQRVLGSSTE from the coding sequence ATGAAAGTACTTTTTCAATCACGATTGGATTTGTTTGACAAATACGGTGGGGATACGGTGCAGATGTTGGAGACTAAAAAGGCGCTTGAAGCGCTTGGTGTTTCTGTTGATATTAACTGCGAGCTTTCTTTGGATCTTTCTCAATATGACCTTGTTCATGTTTTTAATCTAGATTGGGTTTGCGAACCGTATCTTCAAATAAAAAATGCTAAAAGACAGGGGAAAAAAGTGGTGCTTTCTCCAATTCATCATAGCCTTGCGGAATTTTTAAAATACGAACAACTTAATCGCTGGGGATTGTCTGTTTTGGGAAATGCCGTTTTAACCAACCAGCCTGCTCGTGATACGATAAAAAATTTAATCAAGGGGATTTTATATCCTAAAAAACTCTATCCCGCTTTTTACCAGTTGTTTTTTGGGATTAGAAACGAGCAGCGCCGAGATGTTGCCATGAGCGATTATGTGTTGGTGCAGACAGATCTAGAGGCAAAAGATTTGAAATTAGATTATAAGACCGGAGATTTTAAATGGAAAAAAGTTGTCAACGGAATTAACCCAGAAAAGTTTGGAGATACTCTAAATGTTAAAAAAGAAAAAGTAATTCTATCGGTCGGGAGAATTGAACCTAGAAAAAACCAAATTAACTTGGCTATGGCTTTTATTAGAGCGGTAAATTCGGGGGAGCTTTCTGGTTACAAGATGATTTTTATTGGAAAGGGTAACTTACACCACCCAACTTATCTTAAAGAATTTTATAGAACCATCCATGACCAAGAACTTTTTGAATATTTGGGGTTTGTTGAGCAAGAAAAATTGTGCAATTTATACCAAACCGCCTCAATTTTTGCTTCTCCTTCTTGGTTTGAGACCACGGGTCTGGTCTTTTTGGAGGCAACGGTGTGTGGTGTATCTTCTCTTGTTGCGTCAGGGGATAGAGCAGGGGAGTACCTTGGCGACAATGCTGTGTATTGCGATCCTGCATCAGTCAATTCAATCTATAAGGCATTGATAGAAGCGCAAAGACCGACGGTAGCTAAAAGTTTTCCAGAATTTGTTAAAAAGACTTATACATGGGAGAATTGTGCCAAACAAACCTTGGAAGTTTATCAGAGGGTTTTAGGGTCTTCTACTGAATAG